One stretch of Amycolatopsis sp. NBC_00345 DNA includes these proteins:
- a CDS encoding HNH endonuclease signature motif containing protein, producing the protein MAQLEAEQAADVALFAATGGSARSVAAELALELSVTERRAGADVALAQALTTRLPATFAAFRRGEIDAFKARMVFEPTIALSDEMAGQVDAIVASRLAGKNPSSLRAAVNRVVQKVDAEGYERRSRARRRDRNVCLIHQDETMSTLLCDLPVEQASAIYTSLDHQARKLRRGGEARTLEQLRADVLADRLLYRTSGDSGIKPVVYVYVDLLTLAGLNEDPAELSGCGTVPAWLARALATDPNSVWRRIITEPDTGQVLSVGRTRYRPPAALADLVQVRDRVCQHPGCHRPSQYSDIDHTRDFAKGGHTAEDNLGPRCRRHHRLKDEPDWTCTTAPGGEGTITTPTGQVYATTPPPLHESRSRDAAGGAGREAAA; encoded by the coding sequence GTGGCGCAGCTGGAGGCCGAGCAGGCCGCTGATGTCGCGTTGTTCGCGGCGACGGGTGGGTCTGCCCGGTCGGTGGCGGCTGAGCTGGCGTTGGAGTTGTCGGTGACAGAGCGGCGAGCTGGGGCTGATGTCGCGTTGGCGCAGGCACTGACAACCCGGCTACCGGCGACGTTCGCGGCTTTCCGGCGTGGGGAGATCGACGCATTTAAGGCGCGGATGGTTTTCGAGCCGACTATCGCTCTTTCTGACGAGATGGCCGGTCAGGTTGACGCGATTGTGGCGTCGCGGTTGGCGGGGAAGAATCCGTCGTCGTTGCGGGCGGCGGTGAATCGGGTAGTGCAGAAGGTGGATGCTGAAGGATATGAGCGAAGATCCCGCGCGCGACGGCGCGACCGCAACGTCTGCCTGATTCACCAGGACGAGACGATGTCCACCTTGCTGTGTGATCTGCCCGTGGAACAAGCGTCGGCGATCTACACCTCCCTCGACCACCAAGCACGGAAGCTCCGTCGCGGAGGCGAGGCCAGGACGTTGGAGCAGTTGCGCGCGGATGTCCTGGCTGATCGGCTGCTGTACCGGACATCGGGCGACAGCGGCATCAAGCCCGTTGTCTATGTCTATGTGGACCTTTTGACGCTGGCCGGATTGAACGAGGATCCCGCCGAACTCTCCGGCTGCGGCACGGTCCCGGCGTGGCTGGCGCGGGCACTCGCCACAGACCCGAACTCAGTGTGGCGGCGGATCATCACCGAACCCGACACCGGACAGGTCCTCAGCGTCGGCCGCACCCGCTACCGGCCACCAGCCGCCCTCGCAGACCTCGTCCAGGTGCGGGACCGGGTATGCCAGCACCCGGGATGTCATCGCCCGTCGCAGTACAGCGACATCGACCACACGCGGGACTTCGCAAAGGGCGGCCACACCGCCGAAGACAACCTGGGCCCGCGCTGTCGACGACACCACCGCCTCAAAGACGAACCCGACTGGACCTGCACCACGGCGCCCGGCGGTGAAGGCACGATCACCACCCCGACCGGGCAGGTGTATGCGACAACACCGCCACCACTGCACGAGAGCCGGTCGAGAGACGCCGCAGGCGGGGCCGGGCGCGAGGCAGCCGCCTGA
- a CDS encoding TetR/AcrR family transcriptional regulator: protein MGRWEPGARERLVVAAVDLFTEQGYDATTVAQIAERAGVTKSTFFRHFPDKRELLVAGQETLSRLLTEGIAEAPATASPLEAVAAGLERASTAMSPASRELGPRLKAAVAASTELQERDALKNVSLAAAMTTALVARGVPEPTAALASALGVLAFKRGYAEWSEGDRDGEGELAGFILPALDELRTASASLG, encoded by the coding sequence ATGGGACGGTGGGAACCAGGAGCGCGGGAACGCCTCGTCGTGGCGGCCGTCGACCTGTTCACCGAGCAGGGCTACGACGCCACGACGGTCGCGCAGATCGCCGAGCGCGCCGGCGTCACCAAAAGCACCTTCTTCCGGCACTTCCCCGACAAGCGCGAGCTGCTGGTGGCCGGGCAGGAGACACTGAGCCGGCTGCTGACCGAGGGAATCGCCGAGGCACCCGCCACCGCCAGCCCACTCGAGGCGGTCGCGGCCGGCCTCGAACGCGCATCGACCGCAATGAGCCCCGCGAGCCGCGAACTCGGCCCTCGCCTGAAGGCGGCTGTCGCTGCCAGCACTGAGCTTCAGGAGCGTGACGCCCTCAAGAACGTCAGCCTCGCCGCCGCCATGACCACCGCCCTGGTCGCCCGCGGCGTGCCCGAACCGACCGCGGCTCTCGCTAGCGCACTGGGCGTTCTTGCGTTCAAGCGTGGGTACGCCGAATGGTCCGAGGGCGACCGTGACGGCGAGGGCGAACTTGCCGGGTTCATCCTTCCCGCTCTGGACGAGCTGCGGACGGCGAGCGCGTCGTTGGGCTGA
- a CDS encoding SDR family oxidoreductase, whose amino-acid sequence MRVFVTGGTGLIGSTVVAELLGNGHTVLALVRSDASALAAEAAGAETLRGTLADLDVLRAGAAQADGVIHLAFGNDFSSPETLAKVVAEESAAIATLGEALVDSGRPLVTVSGTPLVPGRVSTEADPTSTDGPVGGRGRAVTAVLGLASRGVRTSAVRLPRTVHNQGAGGFAGLLTNIARQSGVSGYPGDGTQRWPAVHALDAAVLFRLALERAEAGTVWHAVNDEGDKVHDIATVIGRRLGLPVEPVPAETYATLGPIFSADQPSSSTQTREVLGWEPKHPRLLDDLENIQP is encoded by the coding sequence ATGCGCGTTTTCGTCACCGGTGGCACCGGTCTGATCGGGTCCACCGTCGTCGCCGAGCTGCTCGGCAACGGCCACACCGTCCTCGCCCTTGTCCGCTCCGACGCGTCGGCGCTGGCGGCCGAGGCGGCCGGCGCCGAGACCCTCCGGGGGACGCTCGCCGACTTGGACGTCCTTCGCGCCGGCGCCGCCCAGGCCGACGGGGTGATCCACCTGGCGTTCGGCAATGACTTCAGCAGCCCCGAGACCCTGGCGAAGGTGGTTGCCGAGGAAAGCGCCGCCATCGCGACCCTCGGTGAGGCACTCGTCGACAGCGGCCGCCCCCTCGTCACGGTCTCGGGCACGCCCCTCGTGCCGGGCCGCGTCTCCACCGAGGCCGACCCGACCTCGACGGACGGGCCGGTCGGCGGTCGTGGCCGCGCGGTCACGGCGGTACTGGGCTTGGCCTCGCGCGGGGTCCGGACCTCGGCCGTGCGCCTGCCGCGCACGGTTCACAACCAGGGCGCGGGCGGGTTCGCCGGTCTGCTGACCAACATCGCCCGCCAGAGCGGAGTTTCCGGCTACCCGGGCGACGGCACGCAGCGCTGGCCGGCCGTGCACGCGCTCGACGCGGCCGTCCTGTTCCGGCTCGCCCTGGAGCGGGCGGAAGCCGGCACCGTCTGGCACGCCGTGAACGACGAGGGCGACAAGGTGCATGACATCGCGACGGTCATCGGCCGGCGGCTGGGCCTGCCGGTCGAGCCCGTGCCGGCGGAGACCTACGCCACTCTCGGCCCGATCTTCTCGGCCGACCAGCCCTCGTCCAGCACTCAGACCCGGGAGGTGCTCGGCTGGGAGCCGAAGCACCCGCGGCTGCTGGACGACCTGGAGAACATCCAGCCCTGA
- a CDS encoding SDR family oxidoreductase, whose product MVVVVFGARGNVGRHVADGLLAAGEQVRAVSRTPAAGLPPGLEAVAADLDRPETLPAAFDGADKMFLYGMLDPRNPYDIGKVVAAAEAAGIRQVALLSSVSVLHPGADHLVPRVNRAIEQAIQQSGVDWTFVRPGTFATNTRTFWAESIRTDNVVRLPYPLAQSAPMHEKDIAALAVTALTEPGHSHQAYTIYGAESLTLQRQVEHIGEALGRRVRIEQISDEQARAEVGRTMAPFVAEAIVGQWAAADGVPVPTSAIVEKITGAPAHTYAQWAVDHADDFR is encoded by the coding sequence ATGGTGGTAGTTGTCTTCGGCGCTCGCGGCAACGTCGGTCGTCATGTGGCCGATGGCCTGCTGGCCGCCGGTGAACAGGTCAGAGCAGTCAGCCGAACCCCGGCCGCGGGTTTGCCGCCCGGGCTGGAAGCCGTCGCCGCCGACCTGGACCGTCCCGAGACGCTGCCCGCGGCGTTCGACGGTGCCGACAAGATGTTCCTCTACGGAATGCTCGACCCCCGGAACCCTTACGACATCGGGAAAGTCGTTGCCGCGGCCGAGGCCGCGGGGATCCGGCAGGTGGCCCTGCTCTCGTCGGTGTCGGTCCTGCACCCCGGCGCCGACCACCTGGTCCCCCGCGTGAACCGCGCGATCGAGCAGGCCATCCAACAGTCCGGTGTGGACTGGACGTTCGTCCGGCCGGGCACGTTCGCCACCAACACCCGCACCTTCTGGGCCGAATCGATCCGCACGGACAACGTCGTCCGCCTGCCCTATCCGCTCGCGCAGTCGGCGCCGATGCACGAGAAGGACATCGCGGCGCTCGCGGTGACCGCCCTGACCGAACCGGGCCACTCGCACCAGGCCTACACCATCTACGGGGCCGAATCCCTGACGCTGCAACGCCAGGTCGAGCACATCGGCGAGGCCCTCGGCCGCCGCGTCCGGATCGAGCAGATCTCCGACGAGCAGGCTCGCGCGGAGGTCGGCAGGACCATGGCCCCGTTCGTGGCCGAGGCGATCGTCGGCCAATGGGCTGCCGCCGACGGCGTCCCGGTCCCGACCTCGGCCATCGTCGAAAAGATCACCGGCGCGCCGGCGCACACGTACGCCCAGTGGGCCGTCGACCACGCTGACGACTTCCGCTGA
- a CDS encoding endo alpha-1,4 polygalactosaminidase: MPFTRVQFLSCAALVSVVLGTSLSSAAGASAAPAATPPPVGAGFDYQIGGAYEPPAGVKIVSRDHEAAPAPGLYNICYVNAFQAQPNAEDSWGDLLLHDANGDVVYDKDWGEALLDLRTDDKRGRAAAKVNAWVDQCAAKGYQAVEPDNYDSFTRSQDLLTADDAQAYIRLLSSHAHEKGLAIAQKNTSELSGQHVQNGLDFAVAEECGEQKNCGEFTSAFGDHVIVIEYTDGGLATACDRWGNLSIVERDQDVSPKGSDGYVRRTC, encoded by the coding sequence ATGCCCTTCACCCGCGTTCAGTTCCTGAGCTGTGCCGCACTGGTCTCGGTTGTCCTCGGTACCTCCCTTTCGTCCGCGGCCGGCGCTTCCGCCGCGCCGGCCGCCACCCCGCCGCCGGTCGGGGCCGGGTTCGATTACCAGATCGGCGGTGCTTACGAGCCCCCGGCCGGCGTCAAGATCGTGAGCCGCGACCACGAGGCCGCTCCCGCTCCCGGGCTCTACAACATCTGCTACGTCAACGCTTTCCAGGCACAGCCCAATGCCGAAGACAGCTGGGGCGACCTGCTGCTGCACGACGCGAACGGCGACGTGGTCTACGACAAGGACTGGGGCGAAGCCCTGCTGGACCTCCGCACCGACGACAAACGCGGACGGGCCGCCGCGAAGGTGAACGCCTGGGTCGACCAGTGCGCGGCCAAGGGATACCAGGCCGTGGAGCCGGACAACTACGACAGCTTCACGCGTTCGCAGGACCTGCTGACCGCGGACGACGCGCAGGCCTACATCCGGCTGCTCTCCTCGCACGCCCACGAAAAGGGCCTCGCGATCGCGCAGAAGAACACCTCGGAGCTTTCCGGCCAGCACGTGCAGAACGGCCTGGACTTCGCGGTCGCCGAAGAATGCGGCGAGCAGAAGAACTGCGGCGAGTTCACCTCGGCGTTCGGCGACCACGTGATCGTGATCGAGTACACCGACGGCGGCCTGGCCACCGCGTGCGACCGCTGGGGAAACCTGAGCATCGTCGAGCGTGACCAGGACGTTTCCCCGAAGGGCAGCGACGGGTACGTCCGCCGGACCTGCTGA
- a CDS encoding ABC transporter substrate-binding protein, giving the protein MDVRVPLSRRGFLRGAGALALGTTMAGCASAARAGSGGPVTIELWHGQSDVGRKVIEELVADFERTHPGIRVNPGGGVLADAMLQKVMAALASGSYPDIAYVFGADLASVARSPQVVDLTDLVHSGPAPWADYWTPGRDAVTVNGRVRAAPAMLDVLAVVCNKALFAQKGIPLPAENWTWAEFVATARKLTDAPSGTFGTSWPGAGDEDTVWRLWPLVWDLGGEVIGPDGRSIGFADSGVRALEVLRDLAAQKSVYIDPKPGSEQMYQAFASGRIAMVATGPWQLQDITDAGIDYHVVPLPTFSGRPVTVSGPDTWTLFDNGEERVQAARTFVSWLIQPGQDARWDVGAGSLPLSRGAQAMPVWQRKAAETEGLPVFIHALENARVKPVHPAYPQVSQAVATAVVAVLLGKSTPADAMRACADEANAALIIPR; this is encoded by the coding sequence ATGGACGTTCGGGTGCCGTTGTCGCGCCGTGGATTCCTGCGGGGGGCCGGTGCGCTGGCCCTCGGGACGACGATGGCCGGGTGCGCCTCGGCCGCGCGAGCCGGCTCCGGTGGGCCCGTCACGATCGAGCTGTGGCACGGCCAGTCCGACGTCGGCCGCAAGGTCATCGAAGAGCTGGTGGCCGACTTCGAGCGGACCCACCCCGGCATCCGGGTCAACCCGGGCGGCGGCGTGCTGGCCGACGCGATGCTCCAGAAAGTGATGGCGGCGCTGGCGTCCGGGTCCTATCCGGACATCGCGTACGTCTTCGGGGCGGACCTCGCCAGCGTCGCGCGCAGCCCGCAGGTGGTCGACCTGACCGACCTGGTCCATTCCGGACCGGCGCCGTGGGCGGACTACTGGACGCCGGGGCGGGACGCGGTCACGGTCAACGGCCGGGTCCGCGCCGCCCCGGCCATGCTGGACGTACTGGCCGTGGTGTGCAACAAGGCGCTGTTCGCGCAGAAGGGGATCCCGCTTCCGGCGGAGAACTGGACGTGGGCCGAATTCGTGGCCACCGCGCGGAAACTGACCGACGCGCCGTCCGGCACGTTCGGCACGAGCTGGCCGGGCGCGGGTGACGAGGACACCGTGTGGCGGCTGTGGCCGCTGGTGTGGGACCTCGGCGGAGAGGTGATCGGCCCGGACGGCCGCAGCATCGGATTCGCCGACTCCGGCGTGCGCGCACTCGAGGTGCTCCGGGACCTCGCCGCACAGAAGAGCGTTTACATCGACCCCAAGCCGGGCAGCGAGCAGATGTACCAGGCGTTCGCTTCGGGCCGGATCGCCATGGTGGCCACCGGTCCGTGGCAGCTCCAGGACATCACCGACGCGGGGATCGACTACCACGTGGTCCCGCTGCCGACGTTCAGCGGCAGGCCGGTCACCGTTTCCGGGCCGGACACGTGGACGCTGTTCGACAACGGCGAGGAACGCGTGCAGGCCGCGCGCACGTTCGTGAGCTGGCTGATCCAACCGGGCCAGGACGCGCGCTGGGACGTCGGCGCGGGGAGCCTGCCGCTGAGCCGGGGCGCCCAGGCGATGCCCGTGTGGCAGCGGAAAGCCGCGGAAACCGAGGGACTGCCGGTGTTCATCCACGCGCTGGAGAACGCGCGGGTGAAGCCGGTGCACCCCGCCTATCCCCAGGTGTCCCAGGCTGTCGCCACCGCCGTCGTCGCGGTGCTGCTCGGCAAGAGCACCCCGGCCGACGCCATGCGTGCCTGTGCCGACGAAGCCAACGCCGCCTTGATCATTCCGCGCTAG
- a CDS encoding carbohydrate ABC transporter permease: protein MVPVVWSFLLSFQADDLVTPSRLVGLDNYHALAQDPHFAQAVENTLLYTALYVPLSIVFGLLLALVLNRRIKFVGLYRTLFFVPFVISATAQGVLFSFILDPQFGAANSLLHHLGLSPQGFLSDPGQALMVLIGITLWSGTGFCVVVYLAALQEVPSFLVEAARLDGAGPWQVLRHVTLPTIMPMTVFLLMWQVINSLQVFDLVYVTTKGGPLGSTTVIVYFIWQQAFQNFTAGYGAAAAYLLALVLLVIAVAARLLRRPGSRGSTEVPR, encoded by the coding sequence GTGGTGCCGGTCGTCTGGTCGTTTCTGCTGTCCTTCCAGGCCGACGACCTGGTGACCCCGAGCCGGCTGGTGGGCCTGGACAACTACCACGCGCTCGCGCAGGACCCGCATTTCGCGCAGGCCGTCGAAAACACCCTGCTGTACACGGCTTTGTACGTTCCGCTCAGCATCGTGTTCGGACTGCTGCTGGCACTGGTGCTCAACCGGCGCATCAAGTTCGTGGGCCTGTACCGCACCCTGTTCTTCGTGCCGTTTGTCATCTCCGCCACGGCTCAAGGGGTGCTGTTCTCCTTCATCCTCGATCCGCAGTTCGGCGCCGCGAACTCGCTGCTGCACCATCTTGGCCTTTCACCCCAGGGGTTTCTCTCCGACCCGGGACAGGCGCTGATGGTCCTTATCGGCATCACCCTGTGGAGCGGCACGGGGTTCTGCGTCGTGGTGTACCTGGCCGCGCTGCAGGAAGTGCCGTCGTTTCTGGTGGAGGCCGCGAGGCTGGACGGCGCGGGACCCTGGCAGGTGCTGCGGCACGTGACGCTGCCGACCATCATGCCGATGACGGTTTTCCTGCTGATGTGGCAGGTCATCAATTCGCTGCAGGTGTTCGACCTGGTGTACGTGACGACCAAGGGCGGGCCGCTCGGCTCCACCACGGTGATCGTCTACTTCATCTGGCAGCAGGCGTTTCAGAACTTCACGGCCGGCTACGGCGCGGCCGCCGCGTACCTGCTGGCTCTGGTCCTGCTGGTGATCGCTGTGGCCGCGCGGCTGCTGCGAAGGCCGGGAAGCCGTGGCAGCACGGAGGTTCCGCGATGA
- a CDS encoding carbohydrate ABC transporter permease — MTVRALLPTVDTFTPGRARARLRLPFSPWHLLLAPLALLFAAPLIWLLLSSFMSNTEINRFPQALWPSTIDFGGYRYVLENALFLRWFTNSLIVSAVAVASNLLFGSLGGYAFARMRFAGSRVMLVLMLATMAVPFQLTMIPTFLVMKKLGLIDTLGALIVPSLVTPFAVFLLRQFFLSLPRELEEAAWIDGCSRLRVLFRIVLPLSRPALSTVAVLTFLSTWNDLTWPLIAVNHDTQYTLQLGLSTFQGQHHTEWAAVMAGNVITVLPVLLAFLAAQKTFIQSITSSGLKG, encoded by the coding sequence ATGACCGTCAGGGCTCTCCTTCCCACTGTGGACACCTTCACGCCCGGACGTGCCCGGGCTCGCCTGCGGCTCCCGTTCAGCCCGTGGCATCTGCTGCTCGCGCCGTTGGCCCTGCTCTTCGCCGCGCCGCTGATCTGGCTGCTGCTCAGCTCGTTCATGAGCAACACGGAGATCAACCGCTTCCCGCAGGCGCTGTGGCCATCCACAATAGACTTCGGCGGCTACCGCTACGTCCTCGAGAACGCGCTCTTCCTGCGCTGGTTCACGAACTCGCTGATCGTGTCCGCGGTGGCCGTCGCGTCCAACCTGCTGTTCGGCTCACTGGGCGGCTACGCCTTCGCGCGGATGCGGTTCGCCGGGTCCCGGGTCATGCTGGTGCTGATGCTGGCCACGATGGCGGTCCCGTTCCAGCTGACCATGATCCCGACCTTCCTCGTGATGAAGAAGCTGGGGCTGATCGACACCCTCGGCGCGCTGATCGTGCCGTCACTGGTCACCCCGTTCGCGGTGTTCCTGCTGCGGCAGTTCTTCCTTTCCCTGCCGAGGGAACTGGAGGAGGCCGCGTGGATCGACGGCTGCTCGCGGCTGCGGGTGCTCTTCCGCATCGTGCTGCCGCTGTCCCGCCCCGCGCTGAGCACCGTCGCCGTGCTGACCTTCCTGAGCACGTGGAACGACCTCACCTGGCCGTTGATCGCGGTCAACCACGACACGCAGTACACGCTGCAGCTGGGGCTCAGCACGTTCCAGGGGCAGCATCACACCGAATGGGCCGCGGTCATGGCGGGCAACGTCATCACCGTCCTGCCGGTGCTGCTGGCCTTCCTCGCCGCGCAGAAGACGTTCATCCAGTCCATCACCTCCAGCGGGCTCAAAGGCTGA
- a CDS encoding carbohydrate kinase family protein — translation MSHHFDLLVIGDANPDVILGPLRTPIAFGQREQLVDSGTLTLGGSAAITAAGAARLGLKVAIAGRVGDDASGRFVREALDERGVDTSALAVDPDAPTPLTVVLTRDGDRAILTAGGALAATTAADVPERLLAASRHVHVSSYFLLPKLAPELPRLLRLARSHGATTSVDTNDDPSGAWDPGGIAALLPETDYLLPNAEEVRNLAATPMAGAKEAAALLAARGPAVVVKDGSRGAFARVDGETYVTTGIPGDAADTVDTVGAGDSFNAGFLAALLAGMSPGESLEAGAVCGGLSVRAAGGTTGQPTWDDLLVHLLRTETDPA, via the coding sequence GTGTCACACCACTTTGACCTGCTCGTGATCGGGGACGCCAACCCCGACGTCATTCTCGGTCCACTTCGGACTCCGATCGCCTTCGGCCAGCGGGAACAGCTCGTCGACTCGGGCACCCTGACCCTGGGCGGGTCGGCCGCCATCACCGCGGCGGGCGCTGCTCGCCTCGGGCTCAAGGTCGCCATAGCGGGCCGGGTCGGTGACGACGCCTCCGGGCGGTTCGTCCGCGAAGCACTTGACGAGCGCGGAGTCGACACGAGCGCGCTGGCCGTCGACCCGGACGCGCCGACCCCGCTGACCGTCGTGCTCACCAGGGATGGCGACCGCGCGATCCTCACCGCCGGTGGGGCGCTCGCCGCGACCACTGCCGCCGACGTGCCGGAGCGCCTGCTCGCCGCCAGCCGGCACGTGCACGTCTCGTCCTACTTCCTCCTGCCGAAGCTCGCCCCCGAGCTGCCGCGCCTGTTGCGCCTCGCCCGCTCGCACGGCGCGACGACGTCGGTCGACACCAACGACGACCCGTCCGGAGCCTGGGATCCGGGCGGCATCGCGGCCTTGCTGCCCGAGACCGATTACCTGCTGCCCAACGCCGAGGAGGTCCGGAACCTGGCCGCGACCCCGATGGCCGGTGCCAAGGAGGCGGCCGCGCTGCTGGCCGCGCGGGGACCGGCGGTGGTGGTCAAGGACGGCTCCCGGGGCGCGTTCGCCCGCGTCGACGGCGAAACCTACGTGACCACGGGCATCCCGGGGGACGCTGCGGACACTGTGGACACCGTCGGCGCCGGGGACAGCTTCAACGCGGGCTTCCTCGCCGCGCTGCTCGCGGGCATGTCACCAGGGGAGTCCCTCGAAGCCGGCGCCGTGTGCGGGGGGCTGTCCGTCCGCGCCGCCGGCGGCACCACCGGCCAGCCCACGTGGGACGACCTCCTCGTCCATCTCCTTCGCACCGAAACGGATCCAGCATGA
- a CDS encoding alpha-glucosidase/alpha-galactosidase, giving the protein MSTKITFVGAGSVVFTQSLLADLFAYPDLGETEIALHDIDAERLATALGAARYIATERGVKPAITAYTDRREALEGADFVVNIVQIGMGEATRTDFEVPARYGLRQTIGDTIGIGGIFRALRTFPFLKALGEDITEVCPDAWLLNYTNPMAMNVQYLTEATGLTRVVGLCHSVYWTVHGLAELLGVPLSEVVYRAAGVNHQAWLLRLEHEGADLYPRLAALAEEDGELRRRVRFDMFRRLGYYPTETSEHSAEYVPWYLHHDSEVERLRLPIGDYLGIVEENVATYEQTRRALAADAPLTVEGTNEYAPQVIHSIVTGTPRTVYGNVPNHGLIDNLPAHGVVEVPCLVDASGVQPTRIGALPPQLAALNRAYLSMNDLVVRAAVDNEPRHIRHAAMADPATAATLPVEQIWQLCDDLVRAHADRLQPALRAILGS; this is encoded by the coding sequence ATGAGCACCAAGATCACCTTCGTCGGCGCCGGCAGCGTTGTGTTCACCCAGAGCCTGCTCGCCGACCTGTTCGCCTACCCCGACCTGGGGGAGACGGAGATCGCGCTGCACGACATCGATGCCGAACGGCTGGCGACCGCGCTGGGCGCGGCCCGGTACATCGCGACCGAACGCGGCGTGAAGCCCGCCATCACCGCGTACACGGACCGGCGTGAGGCGCTCGAGGGGGCCGACTTCGTCGTCAACATCGTGCAGATCGGGATGGGGGAGGCCACCCGCACCGACTTCGAGGTCCCGGCGCGCTACGGCCTGCGGCAGACCATCGGGGACACGATCGGGATCGGCGGGATCTTCCGGGCCCTGCGCACGTTCCCGTTCCTCAAGGCCCTCGGCGAGGACATCACCGAGGTCTGCCCGGACGCGTGGCTGCTCAACTACACCAACCCGATGGCGATGAACGTCCAGTACCTCACCGAAGCCACCGGCCTGACCCGCGTGGTCGGCCTGTGCCATTCGGTGTACTGGACGGTGCACGGGCTCGCGGAGCTGCTCGGCGTGCCGTTGTCCGAGGTCGTCTACCGCGCCGCGGGCGTCAACCACCAGGCGTGGCTGCTGCGGCTCGAACACGAGGGCGCCGACCTGTACCCGCGGCTGGCGGCACTGGCCGAAGAGGACGGTGAGCTGCGCCGCCGCGTCCGGTTCGACATGTTCCGGCGGCTGGGCTACTACCCGACGGAGACCAGCGAGCATTCCGCCGAGTACGTGCCCTGGTACCTCCACCACGACAGCGAGGTCGAACGGCTGCGCCTGCCCATCGGCGACTACCTCGGCATCGTCGAGGAGAACGTGGCGACCTACGAGCAGACCCGCCGCGCGCTCGCCGCCGACGCCCCGCTGACCGTCGAGGGCACGAACGAGTACGCGCCGCAGGTCATCCACAGCATCGTCACCGGAACCCCGCGCACGGTGTACGGGAACGTCCCGAACCACGGCCTGATCGACAACCTGCCGGCCCACGGCGTCGTCGAAGTTCCTTGCCTGGTGGACGCTTCCGGGGTGCAGCCGACCCGGATCGGCGCGCTGCCCCCGCAGCTGGCCGCGCTCAACCGCGCCTACCTCAGCATGAACGATCTCGTGGTGCGGGCCGCCGTGGACAACGAGCCGCGCCACATCCGGCACGCCGCGATGGCCGACCCGGCCACTGCGGCGACGCTGCCGGTCGAGCAGATCTGGCAGCTGTGCGACGACCTGGTCCGCGCGCACGCCGACCGGCTGCAACCCGCCCTGCGTGCCATCCTCGGCAGCTGA
- a CDS encoding SIS domain-containing protein, whose protein sequence is MSYTTDEITSQPDCWARVLRELPEHAAALPKPGEHVAVIGCGTSWFMAQSYARLREDAGHGLTDVYPASEARLNRPYDRVLAMTRSGTTTEVLTAIEQARPGTRVTAITAVGDSPVADLADDVVCLPYADERSVVQTRFPTTQLLLLRAQLGQVTDRVLDDVVTALETPIEDELLEAEQVSFLGEGWHIGIANEAALKVREAAAWWTESYSAMEYRHGPIAVAGPGRAVWSMAGLAEPLVEQIRATGGHLRQARLDPLAELVVVQRLAVRLAVAAGRDPDRPAHLTRSVVLQAS, encoded by the coding sequence ATGTCGTACACCACCGACGAGATCACCAGCCAGCCGGACTGCTGGGCACGCGTCCTCCGCGAGCTGCCCGAGCACGCCGCCGCCCTGCCGAAACCCGGTGAGCACGTCGCCGTGATCGGCTGCGGGACGTCGTGGTTCATGGCTCAGTCCTATGCGCGGCTGCGGGAAGACGCCGGGCACGGGCTCACCGACGTCTACCCGGCGTCGGAGGCGAGGTTGAACCGCCCGTACGACCGGGTCCTGGCCATGACCCGGTCCGGCACCACCACCGAGGTGCTCACCGCGATCGAGCAGGCCCGGCCGGGCACCCGCGTCACCGCGATCACGGCGGTCGGCGACTCACCGGTCGCGGACCTCGCCGACGACGTGGTCTGCTTGCCCTATGCCGACGAGCGATCCGTGGTGCAGACCCGGTTTCCCACCACCCAGCTGCTGCTCCTGCGAGCCCAGCTGGGGCAGGTCACCGACCGCGTGCTGGACGACGTCGTGACGGCGCTCGAAACCCCGATCGAGGACGAACTGCTTGAGGCCGAGCAGGTTTCGTTCCTCGGCGAGGGCTGGCACATCGGCATCGCCAACGAGGCCGCGCTGAAGGTCCGGGAGGCCGCGGCGTGGTGGACGGAGTCGTACTCCGCCATGGAGTACCGGCACGGCCCGATCGCGGTCGCCGGGCCGGGGCGCGCGGTGTGGAGCATGGCGGGCCTGGCCGAGCCGCTCGTCGAGCAGATCCGGGCCACCGGCGGGCACCTGCGCCAGGCGCGGCTCGACCCGTTGGCCGAACTCGTCGTCGTCCAGCGGCTGGCGGTCCGGCTCGCCGTCGCGGCCGGCCGGGATCCGGACCGGCCGGCGCACCTGACCCGCTCCGTCGTTCTCCAGGCGAGCTGA